From one Eucalyptus grandis isolate ANBG69807.140 chromosome 9, ASM1654582v1, whole genome shotgun sequence genomic stretch:
- the LOC104419875 gene encoding gamma-glutamyl peptidase 5 → MEVQRFAVLLCAEDSEYMKRQYGGYFGLFKGMLAEEGEAWDVYRVAAGELPGEADIGLYDGFVITGSCSNAHGDDAWIWQLINLLKKLDSMKKKILGICFGHQVLGRALGGKVGRAKSWDIGLTNIQLSPSSKHFSSLELPAQLSVIECHQDELMELPAKAEVIARSDKTDIEMFRYGDHIMGIQGHPEYNRDILLHLIDRLLLRGLITESYADELKVNMGACEPDREAWKRLCISFLKGGFL, encoded by the exons ATGGAGGTGCAGAGGTTCGCGGTGCTGCTGTGTGCGGAGGACTCGGAGTACATGAAGAGGCAGTACGGGGGATATTTCGGGCTTTTCAAGGGAATGCTGGCCGAGGAGGGGGAGGCCTGGGACGTGTACCGCGTGGCCGCCGGGGAGCTCCCTGGAGAAGCCGACATCGGGCTCTACGACGGCTTCGTCATCACCGGCAGCTGCAGTAACGCCCACGGCGATGACGCCTGGATCTGGCAGCTGATCAACCTGCTGAAGAAGCTCGActccatgaagaagaagatcctcGGCATCTGCTTCGGACACCAG GTATTGGGGCGTGCCTTGGGAGGCAAAGTAGGACGTGCCAAATCATGGGACATAGGACTGACAAATATACAACTGTCTCCATCCTCCAAGCACTTCTCATCACTTGAACTTCCTGCACAACTCTCTGTGATCGAATGCCACCAGGACGAG ctgaTGGAACTGCCGGCAAAAGCGGAGGTGATAGCAAGGTCGGACAAAACAGACATTGAGATGTTTAGGTATGGGGATCATATCATGGGCATTCAGGGCCACCCTGAGTACAACCGCGACATTCTTCTCCACCTCATTGACCGTCTCCTCCTTCGTGGCCTCATCACC GAGTCGTATGCTGATGAACTGAAGGTCAACATGGGGGCATGTGAACCGGACAGGGAGGCATGGAAGAGGCTCTGCATCAGCTTTCTCAAGGGTGGTTTCTTGTGA
- the LOC104419876 gene encoding hemiasterlin resistant protein 1, translating to MQPRLRIAFSLASPSLIGQTRQNPLPSASAAAAASSTPTTAMARRSGGRPAPRAAPRRSPPPAPVNHAPPPAPTQGGGGSMLSGIGSTIAQGMAFGTGSAMAHRAVDSVLGPRTIQHETVAAAAPEATTNSIGGADACSIHSKAFQDCVNNFGSDISKCQFYMDMLAECRKNSGAVLGA from the exons ATGCAGCCGCGTCTACGCATTGCTTTCTCTCTAGCCAGTCCCTCTTTAATCGGTCAAACCAGGCAAAACCCtctcccctccgcctccgccgccgccgccgcctcctcaaCACCTACGACCGCCATGGCTCGCCGCTCCGGAG GAAGACCTGCTCCCCGTGCAGCCCCTCGTCGCAGTCCTCCTCCTGCACCAG TTAATCATGCTCCTCCTCCAGCCCCTACTCAAGGGGGCGGCGGTTCTATGCTAAGTGGGATTGGTTCGACCATAGCTCAAG GTATGGCTTTTGGTACTGGAAGTGCGATGGCTCACAGGGCTGTAGATTCTGTGCTTGGTCCTCGCACTATTCAACACGAGACAGTGGCAGCTGCTGCCCCTGAAGCCACTACTAACAGCATTGGTGGTGCTGATGCATGCAGCATTCACTCCAAGGCCTTCCAAGAT TGCGTTAACAACTTTGGGAGTGACATTAGCAAGTGCCAGTTCTACATGGATATGTTGGCAGAGTGCAGGAAGAACAGCGGTGCTGTGCTGGGAGCCTAA
- the LOC104419877 gene encoding LOW QUALITY PROTEIN: dynamin-related protein 3A (The sequence of the model RefSeq protein was modified relative to this genomic sequence to represent the inferred CDS: deleted 3 bases in 2 codons), protein MAEEPASPSPAPSAAAAAAAASPLGNSVIPIVNKLQDIFAQLGSQSTIELPQVSVVGSQSSGKSSVLESLVGRDFLPRGSEICTRRPLVLQLLQTKRKPDGAEEEYGEFLHLPGKRFYDFSDIRREIQAETEREAGGNKGVSDKQIRLKIFSPNVLDITLVDLPGLTKVPVGDQPSDIEARIRTMIMSYIKVPSCLILAVTPANSDLANSDALQMAGMADPDGHRTIGVITKLDIMDRGTDARNLLLGKVIPLRLGYVGVVNRSQEDIMLNRSIKDALVAEEKFFRSRPVYNGLADRCGVPQLAKKLNQILVQHIKAVLPGLKSRISTALVSVAKEHASYGEITESKAGQGALLLNILSKYSDAFSSMVEGKNEAMSTSELSGGARIHYIFQSIFVKSLEEVDPCEDLTDDDIRTAIQNATGPKSALFVPEVPFEVLIRRQIARLLDPSIQCARFIYDELMKISHRCLVNELQRFPVLRKRMDEVIGNFLREGLEPSETMIGHIIEMEMDYINTSHPNFVGGSKAVELAMQQIKSSRVSLPLSRQKDGVENDKAPTSERSVKSRGILARQVNGIIPDQGVRPGADAEKVAPSGNTGGSSWGISSIFGGSDSRTSAKESSTSKAYNEPAQNMELAMSMIHLREPPTILRPSEGHSEQEAIEIAVTKLLLRSYYDIVRKNIEDSIPKAIMHFLVNHTKRELHNVFIKKLYRENLFEEMLQEPDEIAMKRKRTRETLRVLQQAFRTLDELPLEAETVEKGYSLGADRTGLPKIHGLPTSSMYTSSGSFGDSFGGASPNNPKSRKSSHSGELQSPFYANADSNGSGRPHMPSLYPTLDM, encoded by the exons atgGCCGAAGAACCGGCATCGCCGTCCCCCGCCCcgtcg gcggcggcggctgctgcGGCGGCGTCGCCGCTCGGGAACTCCGTGATCCCCATAGTCAACAAGCTGCAGGACATCTTCGCGCAGCTGGGGAGCCAGTCCACCATCGAGCTCCCCCAGGTGTCGGTCGTCGGCAGCCAGAGCAGCGGCAAGTCCAGCGTCCTCGAGTCCCTCGTCGGCCGCGACTTCCTCCCCCGCGGCAGCGAAATCTGCACCCGCCGCCCCCTCGTCCTCCAGCTCCTCCAGACCAAGCGGAAGCCCGACGGCGCCGAGGAGGAGTACGGCGAGTTCCTCCACTTGCCTGGCAAGCGCTTCTACGACTTCTCCGACATTCGCCGAGAGATTCAG GCTGAGACAGAGAGGGAAGCGGGTGGGAATAAGGGCGTCTCGGACAAGCAGATTCGACTTAAGATTTTTTCTCCGAATGTTCTGGATATTACGCTGGTCGATTTGCCGGGGTTGACGAAAGTTCCAGTGGGTGATCAGCCCTCTGATATTGAGGCACGCATTAGAACAATGATAATGTCTTACATCAAAGTTCCGAGCTGTTTGATACTGGCAGTCACACCAGCAAATTCGGATTTAGCAAATTCTGATGCTCTTCAGATGGCTGGAATGGCTGATCCTGATG GGCATCGGACAATTGGTGTCATCACTAAG TTGGACATTATGGACAGAGGTACAGACGCACGTAATCTGTTGCTTGGAAAAGTGATCCCCCTGCGACTAGGTTATGTGGGTGTTGTGAATCGCAGCCAAGAG GACATCATGCTTAATCGGAGTATCAAGGATGCACTTGTGGCAGAAGAAAAATTCTTCCGTAGTCGTCCG GTATACAATGGCCTTGCTGATCGCTGTGGTGTTCCTCAGTTGGCAAAGAAGTTGAATCAG ATACTAGTACAACATATCAAGGCAGTGCTTCCGGGGCTAAAGTCTCGCATCAGCACTGCACTGGTTTCTGTTGCAAAGGAACATGCTAGCTATGGAGAAATCACTGAATCAAAG GCCGGTCAGGGAGCCTTGTTACTGAACATTCTGTCCAAATACTCTGATG CATTCTCTTCGATGGTCGAGGGAAAGAATGAAGCAATGTCTACATCTGAGCTGTCTGGTGGAGCACGCAtacattatatttttcaatcaatttttgtcAAAAGTTTAGAG GAAGTGGATCCATGCGAGGACTTGACTGATGACGACATTCGGACTGCAATTCAGAATGCAACGGGTCCTAAATCGGCATTATTTGTGCCAGAA GTACCTTTTGAAGTTCTCATTCGAAGGCAAATAGCTCGATTGTTAGATCCAAGTATTCAATGTGCCAGGTTCATATATGATGAGTTAATGAAG ATTAGCCATCGTTGTCTCGTAAATGAATTGCAACGCTTTCCGGTTTTGCGAAAGCGTATGGATGAAGTAATAGGAAACTTTTTGCGGGAAGGTCTTGAGCCATCTGAGACTATGATAGGTCACATTATTGAGATGGAG ATGGACTACATAAATACTTCGCACCCAAATTTTGTTGGTGGGAGCAAAGCTGTTGAGTTAGCAATGCAACAGATCAAGTCCTCAAGGGTTTCCTTACCTCTTTCCCGGCAGAAG GATGGTGTAGAAAATGATAAGGCACCGACATCTGAGAGGAGTGTGAAATCTAGAGGCATCCTTGCCAGACAAGTCAATGGAATTATACCTGATCAG GGTGTCCGGCCTGGCGCAGATGCTGAGAAAGTGGCTCCTTCTG GAAACACAGGTGGTTCTAGTTGGGGTATTTCTTCAATATTTGGTGGCAGCGATAGCCGTACATCTGCTAAAGAGAGTTCAACAAGC AAGGCATATAACGAGCCTGCACAAAACATGGAGTTGGCCATGTCTATGATTCATTTGAGAGAG CCCCCAACTATTTTGAGGCCATCTGAAGGCCATTCAGAGCAGGAGGCTATTGAAATTGCAGTGACGAAACTGCTGCTTAGATCATACTATGACATTGTAAGGAAGAATATTGAGGACTCTATTCCAAAAGCAATTATGCATTTCCTG GTGAATCATACGAAACGAGAGCTGCACAATGTTTTTATCAAAAAGCTTTACAG AGAAAACCTGTTTGAAGAGATGTTACAAGAACCTGATGAAATAGCGATGAAGAGAAAGCGCACTCGAGAAACCCTCCGAGTTCTTCAGCAAGCTTTTCGG ACATTGGATGAATTGCCATTGGAAGCTGAAACGGTCGAGAAAGGTTACAGTTTGGGTGCTGATCGAACTGGGTTACCAAAGATTCATGGGTTACCAACTTCTTCGATGTACACGAGCAGTGGCAGTTTTGGTGATTCTTTTGGGGGGGCTTCCCCGAACAATCCAAAAAGTCGAAAGTCATCCCACTCTGGAGAGCTGCAGTCACCCTTTTATGCTAATGCAGATTCTAATGGGAGTGGACGCCCTCACATGCCCAGTCTTTATCCGACGCTTGACATGTGA
- the LOC104420838 gene encoding LOW QUALITY PROTEIN: probable glycosyltransferase At5g03795 (The sequence of the model RefSeq protein was modified relative to this genomic sequence to represent the inferred CDS: inserted 1 base in 1 codon), with the protein MRPSAATRPRIRLPGGGCFFSSIAVLGLLVMYQNIRFLSVRLSSYPSDTVKAAVGGEDDMDPSSGVYHSRKVFKMNYEEMERKLRVFVYPGGHRTPQRLTGKYASEGFFFKNIRESQFVTLNPDKAHLFFLPVSCHKLRGQGVSWEGITNGIRNYVRALMLRYPYWNRTLGADHFFXTCHDIGLRATEGVPLLVKNSIRVVCSSSYNNGFIPHKDVALPQVRLPFSYPAGGNDVNTRHTLGFWAGRTDSNIRSALTTVWKGDAELDIQNSRKNGTSVKHNKFYGAKFCICPGKSEVNSPWIADSIRYGCVPVIMSDYYDLPFNDILDWRKFSVILKESDVHRLKHILQNISDAEFVALHQNLVKVQRHFMWNTPPKRYDAFHLVMYEVWLRHHVIKY; encoded by the exons ATGAGACCATCTGCAGCGACCCGGCCGCGGATCAGGCTTCCTGGTGGCGGCTGCTTCTTCAGTTCCATAGCGGTGCTTGGCCTCTTGGTCATGTACCAAAACATCCGGTTCCTCTCCGTCAGGCTCTCCTCATATCCTTCGGATACG GTGAAGGCCGCTGTGGGAGGAGAAGACGATATGGATCCGTCTTCTGGAGTTTACCATTCACGGAAGGTGTTCAAGATGAACTACGAAGAGATGGAGAGGAAGCTGAGGGTCTTTGTGTACCCAGGTGGGCACCGCACTCCGCAAAGGCTCACCGGCAAGTACGCAAGCGAAGGGTTCTTCTTCAAGAACATTCGTGAAAGCCAGTTTGTCACGCTCAATCCTGACAAGGCTcacctcttctttcttcccgtTTCTTGCCATAAGCTGCGAGGCCAG GGAGTATCCTGGGAAGGCATAACCAATGGGATCCGAAATTATGTTCGGGCTCTGATGCTCAGATACCCTTACTGGAACAGAACACTTGGTGCGGATCACTTCT TGACTTGCCATGACATTGGCTTGAGAGCGACAGAAGGCGTTCCACTTCTTGTAAAGAACTCGATTCGTGTCGTGTGCTCTTCGAGTTATAACAATGGATTTATTCCACACAAAGATGTCGCCCTTCCTCAAGTGAGGCTGCCATTTTCTTATCCTGCTGGCGGAAATGATGTGAACACCAGGCAT ACGCTTGGTTTCTGGGCTGGACGAACTGATTCCAACATAAGATCTGCGTTAACGACTGTATGGAAAGGTGATGCTGAACTTGATATCCAAAACAGCCGAAAGAATGGAACTTCGGTGAAACATAACAAGTTTTATGGGGCTAAATTCTGCATTTGCCCTGGAAAGTCAGAAGTCAATAGTCCATGGATAGCAGATTCAATCCGTTATGGATGTGTTCCAG TGATTATGTCTGACTACTATGACTTGCCTTTCAATGATATCCTGGACTGGCGAAAATTCTCTGTCATACTTAAGGAGAGTGATGTCCATCGGCTGAAGCACATTCTTCAGAACATTTCAGATGCAGAATTCGTGGCATTGCATCAGAACTTAGTTAAG GTCCAGAGACACTTCATGTGGAATACACCTCCGAAACGTTATGATGCATTTCATTTGGTCATGTATGAAGTATGGCTTCGCCATCACGTCATCAAGTATTGA
- the LOC104419878 gene encoding costars family protein, translating into MNVEEEVERLKEEIKRLGKIQADGSYKVTFGVLFHDDKCANIFEALVGTLRAAKKRKFLTYDGELLLQGVHDNVEITLKPPPAAVAVATS; encoded by the exons ATGAACGTAGAAGAAGAGGTCGAGCGACtcaaagaagaaatcaaaagactGGGCAAGATCCAAGCTGATGGATCTTACAAG GTAACATTCGGCGTGCTATTCCATGATGATAAGTGTGCAAACATATTTGAAGCACTCGTTGGGACGCTAAGAGCAGCAAAGAAGCGTAAGTTTCTTACTTATGATGGAGAGCTCCTGCTACAGGGGGTCCATGACAATGTTGAAATCACTCTTAAACCCCCGCCAGCAGCTGTGGCAGTGGCAACAAGCTGA
- the LOC104420839 gene encoding UDP-glycosyltransferase 91C1, whose translation MINNVFALAEKIQKASKQYEIMMFPWLAFGHILPYFELAKRLASKGIHISFISTPRNIQRLPPVPDNLIENIKLVQIPLTSVDGLPENSEATIDLPLECTEYLRKACDGLREALEQLLCKISPDLILFDFVQCWIPQIAAKFSVPSGYFSAYAACTLAFLGPPAELESFGRGKKPEDFAVTPDWFPLTSLVSQGPHLAQKMFKNLYFPDKSSLSCSQRWAATLHGCEFVAVRSCSEFEGEYLNLLRGLYRKPVLPVGLLPPLSKNKACDQATGSNWSHISKWLDKQARKSVLFVGFGTEYKMPLEEIHELAYGLELSEMPFFWILRKPGGLEFDSSELLPDGFLERTSERSMVSIGWAPQLAILGHPAIGGCLYHSGWSSIIESLGFGHPQITMPMVDDQGLNAKLLVEKGVGFEVPRNEDGSFHRDAVAKSIRLVMLEDQGEGLRVKAAHIQKIFADQDLHDSYINDFVEFLYSRRKGSSDTHDS comes from the coding sequence ATGATTAACAACGTCTTTGCATTAGCAGAGAAGATCCAAAAGGCTTCCAAACAATATGAAATAATGATGTTCCCATGGTTGGCATTTGGCCACATCCTTCCATATTTCGAATTGGCCAAAAGATTGGCTTCAAAGGGGATCCATATTTCCTTCATCTCTACTCCCAGAAATATACAGAGATTGCCTCCAGTTCCCGATAActtaattgaaaacataaagctTGTCCAGATCCCACTGACGTCAGTCGATGGCCTGCCCGAGAATTCTGAGGCTACTATAGACTTGCCATTAGAGTGCACTGAGTATCTTAGGAAGGCCTGCGACGGGTTACGCGAGGCACTAGAGCAGCTCTTGTGCAAGATTTCACCCGACTTAATCCTATTTGATTTTGTTCAGTGCTGGATCCCACAAATAGCCGCCAAATTCAGCGTGCCTTCTGGATATTTTAGTGCGTATGCTGCTTGTACACTTGCATTTTTAGGGCCACCAGCAGAGCTCGAGTCATTTGGCCGGGGAAAGAAGCCAGAAGATTTTGCAGTAACTCCAGACTGGTTTCCTCTAACTTCACTAGTGTCTCAAGGTCCTCACCTGGCACAAAAGATGTTCAAGAATTTATACTTCCCTGATAAATCCAGCTTATCATGCAGCCAAAGGTGGGCAGCAACTCTACATGGTTGCGAATTTGTTGCTGTGAGAAGCTGCTCAGAATTTGAAGGTGAATATCTAAACCTTCTTAGAGGACTCTACCGGAAACCTGTACTGCCAGTAGGTTTATTGCCTCCATTGTCCAAGAACAAAGCATGTGATCAGGCTACCGGCTCAAATTGGTCACATATCTCCAAATGGTTGGACAAACAAGCTAGAAAGTCTGTACTGTTCGTCGGATTCGGAACAGAATACAAAATGCCTCTGGAGGAAATCCACGAGTTGGCATATGGGCTCGAGCTCTCTGAGATGCCTTTCTTCTGGATCCTCAGGAAGCCCGGAGGACTAGAATTTGATAGCTCTGAACTGCTTCCTGATGGGTTTCTGGAGAGAACCTCAGAACGGAGTATGGTTTCAATAGGGTGGGCTCCGCAATTGGCAATACTTGGTCATCCTGCTATCGGAGGGTGTCTGTACCATTCTGGGTGGAGTTCTATCATTGAGTCGCTTGGATTTGGCCATCCACAGATTACGATGCCCATGGTAGATGACCAGGGCCTTAACGCAAAGCTGTTAGTGGAAAAAGGTGTCGGGTTCGAGGTGCCCAGAAATGAAGATGGATCATTTCACAGAGACGCAGTTGCCAAGTCCATCAGACTTGTGATGCTGGAAGATCAGGGAGAAGGATTGAGAGTGAAGGCAGCCCATATACAGAAGATTTTCGCCGATCAGGATCTTCACGACAGTTACATCAACGACTTTGTAGAGTTCCTGTATAGCCGCAGAAAAGGATCATCAGATACCCACGATAGCTAA
- the LOC104419879 gene encoding LOW QUALITY PROTEIN: fructose-1,6-bisphosphatase, chloroplastic (The sequence of the model RefSeq protein was modified relative to this genomic sequence to represent the inferred CDS: deleted 1 base in 1 codon): protein MQLPTTLEYPLPSTSPRSLLFIPKAQNFRTLPNFPPRNRFCTSKMASFPGFSVRCCATGGATEGQSEYRTLVEFLGKEGIGVGDDLVLLFDHLQYACKRIASLVASPFNSSLGKQASLVGGVGGESGRDAPKPLDIVSNEIILSSLRNSGKVAVMASEEDDAPVWIVDGGPFVVVTDPLDGSRNIDASIPTGTIFGIYNRLVELDHLPKDEKAQLNSLQSGTRLVASAYVLYSSATILCATFGSGTHAFTLDQSTGDFILTHPNIKIPPRGQIYSVNDARYFDWPDGLRRYIDTVRQGKGRYPKKYSARYICSLVADFHRTLLYGGVAMNPRDHLRLVYEANPLSFLVEQAGGKGSDGKSRILSIQPVKLHQRLPLFLGSPEDIEELESYENVQQKVNPGYEV, encoded by the exons ATGCAATTACCCACAACGCTCGAATACCCACTTCCGTCGACGTCTCCAAGGTCCCTCCTTTTCATTCCCAAGGCCCAGAATTTTCGGACACTACCGAATTTTCCTCCAAGAAACAGGTTTTGCACCTCGAAAATGGCTTCTTTTCCTGGGTTTTCGGTGAGGTGCTGCGCGACCGGCGGTGCAACAGAGGGCCAGAGTGAGTACCGCACGTTGGTAGAGTTCTTGGGTAAGGAGGGGATTGGCGTGGGAGATGATCTGGTGCTGCTGTTTGATCAC TTGCAGTATGCTTGCAAGAGGATTGCTTCTCTTGTGGCTTCTCCGTTCAATTCCAGCTTAGGAAAGCAAGCAAGTCTTGTTGGTGGGGTGGGTGGTGAATCAGGCAGAGATGCCCCGAAGCCTCTGGACATTGTCTCT AATGAAATTATCTTGTCGTCTCTAAGGAATTCTGGAAAAGTTGCTGTCATGGCTTCAGAAGAAGATGATGCTCCAGTTTGGATAGTTGATGGTGGCCCATTTGTTGTGGTAACAGATCCCTTAGATGGTTCTAGGAACATCGATGCATCCATTCCCACAGGAACAATTTTCGGCATATATAATCGGCTTGTGGAACTTGATCATTTACCTAAAGATGAGAAGGCTCAGCTGAACTCACTGCAGAGTGGAACCAGGCTTGTAGCTTCTGCTTATGTTCTCTATTCTTCAGCCACAATTCTTTGTGCTACCTTTGGTTCCGGAACACATGCTTTTACTCTGGATCAATCTACAGGAGACTTCATTCTAACTCATCCAAACATCAAAATTCCTCCTAGAG GGCAAATTTATTCTGTAaatgatgcaagatattttgATTGGCCGGATGGTTTAAGACGGTATATTGACACTGTTCGGCAAGGGAAAGGAAGATACCCCAAGAAATATTCAGCACGTTATATATGCTCTCTGGTGGCCGATTTTCATCGCACTCTGCTGTATGGTGGCGTGGCAATGAATCCTAGAGATCATCTCCGTCTAGTTTATGAGGCAAATCCTTTAAGCTTTCTTGTGGAGCAGGCGGGTGGCAAGGGCTCTGATGGCAAAAGTAGGATTCTTTCTATTCAACCTGTGAAGCTGCATCAAAGGTTGCCACTGTTTTTGGGCAGTCCAGaggacattgaagaattggagAGCTATGAAAATGTTCAGCAAAAAGTAAATCCTGGATATGAAGTTTAG
- the LOC104419880 gene encoding nicotinamidase 1 — MVSQTVDLLKSELPLEQTSVVLGEDGATGLVLVDIINGFCTVGAGSLAPREPDEQISSMVEESSRLARSFCDKKWPVLAFLDSHQPDKPEDPYPPHCITGTDESNLVPALRWIEKEPNVTIRRKDCYDGYLGSFESDGSNVFVDWVKKNQIKTILVVGTCTDICVLDFVCSTLSARNLGFLKPLKDVIVYSRGCATFNVPLHVARNTKGAMAHPQEFMHHVGLYMAKERGAKIVDQVSLGGKEEL, encoded by the exons ATGGTGTCTCAGACGGTTGATCTGCTCAAGAGCGAGCTCCCGCTTGAGCAAACAAGCGTGGTCTTGGGTGAAGATGGAGCGACGGGGCTCGTTCTTGTGGACATCATCAATGGCTTTTGCACTGTTGGCGCCGGGAGTCTT GCCCCCAGAGAGCCCGACGAGCAGATCTCGAGCATGGTAGAAGAGTCTTCGAGGCTGGCCAGGTCGTTCTGCGACAAGAAATGGCCTGTTCTCGCGTTTCTTGATTCTCACCAACCCGACAAGCCTGAGGACCCTTATCCTCCTCACTGTATCACTGGCACTGATGAATCGAATCTGGTCCCCG CTCTGAGATGGATAGAGAAAGAACCAAACGTGACGATTAGGCGCAAAGATTGCTATGATGGGTACTTAGGCTCATTTGAGAGCGATGGCTCCAACGTGTTTGTGGACTGGGTAAAGAAGAATCAGATCAAAACC ATACTGGTGGTTGGGACATGCACGGACATATGTGTGCTGGACTTTGTTTGCTCGACCTTATCAGCTAGAAACCTCGGCTTCCTCAAACCGCTGAAGGACGTAATCGTGTATTCGCGGGGTTGTGCCACCTTCAACGTTCCTCTCCATGTTGCCCGAAACACCAAAGGAGCCATGGCTCATCCGCAG GAATTTATGCATCATGTTGGCCTGTACATGGCTAAGGAAAGGGGAGCCAAGATAGTTGATCAAGTGTCGCTGGGTGGAAAGGAGGAGCTATAA
- the LOC104419881 gene encoding 60S ribosomal export protein NMD3 yields MAEEAGMFTVQQTVGSVLCCKCGIPMAPNAANMCVKCLRSEVDITEGLQKHVIIIHCPECDTYLQPPRTWIKAQLESKELLTFCVKRLKNMNRVRLVHAEFVWTEPHSKRIKVRLRVQKEVLNGAILEQAYVVEYVQQEQMCEPCSRVQANPDQWVAAVQLRQHVPHRRTFFYLEQLILKHDAAAHAIKIKQMDQGIDFFFANRSHGVKFVEFIGKVAPVKSRSDKQLVSQDTKSNNYNYKYTFSVEISPICREDLICLPPKVAVSLGNFGPLVICSKVTNSIALLDPFTLRQCFLDADQYWRTSFKSLLSSRQLVEYIVLDVELVSSEVNIGGSRYGLADAQVARVSDFGKNDLIFSIRTHLGHLLSPGDYALGYHLYSANTNDMELDKHKGLVLPEVILIKKSYEEKRQRKRNKPRSWKLKSLNMEVDETRNRADDEEKVNNEYEEFLRDLEENPDIRFNISLYRNRDYQPSEVASVTDGDVPSIPLEELLADLDLSDEEMVDTERA; encoded by the coding sequence ATGGCTGAAGAAGCAGGCATGTTTACGGTTCAGCAGACTGTGGGCAGCGTTTTGTGCTGCAAATGTGGGATTCCAATGGCACCTAATGCTGCCAATATGTGCGTCAAATGTTTGCGGTCTGAGGTTGACATCACAGAAGGTCTACAGAAGCATGTTATAATCATTCATTGTCCTGAATGTGATACCTACTTGCAGCCTCCAAGAACATGGATTAAAGCGCAGTTAGAGTCGAAGGAGCTTTTGACCTTTTGTGTCAAGAGGCTGAAGAATATGAATAGAGTCAGGTTAGTGCATGCTGAATTTGTCTGGACTGAACCTCACTCTAAGAGGATTAAGGTGAGGCTAAGAGTTCAGAAGGAGGTTCTAAATGGTGCGATACTTGAGCAAGCCTATGTCGTTGAGTATGTTCAGCAAGAGCAGATGTGCGAGCCCTGTTCCAGGGTTCAGGCCAACCCTGATCAGTGGGTTGCTGCTGTTCAACTAAGGCAGCATGTTCCTCACAGAAGGACATTCTTTTACCTCGAGCAACTTATACTGAAGCACGATGCTGCGGCTCATGCCATAAAAATCAAGCAGATGGATCAAGGAATTGACTTTTTCTTTGCCAATCGCAGCCATGGTGTGAAGTTTGTTGAATTTATTGGTAAAGTTGCTCCGGTGAAGAGTCGCAGCGACAAGCAACTTGTGTCTCAGGATACGAAGAGCAATAACTACAACTACAAGTACACTTTCTCTGTTGAGATAAGTCCGATCTGTCGTGAGGACCTTATCTGTCTGCCTCCTAAAGTTGCAGTTAGTTTGGGAAATTTTGGTCCTCTTGTTATATGCTCAAAAGTTACCAACAGCATTGCTTTACTTGATCCATTTACTCTGAGGCAGTGTTTCTTAGATGCTGACCAATATTGGAGGACATCATTTAAGTCCCTGCTTAGTAGTCGACAGCTTGTCGAGTATATTGTGTTAGATGTGGAGTTGGTTTCGTCTGAGGTTAATATCGGTGGCTCAAGGTACGGCTTAGCTGATGCGCAGGTGGCTCGTGTATCAGATTTTGGGAAGAATGACCTGATTTTCTCTATTAGGACACATCTGGGTCATCTTTTGAGCCCTGGTGACTATGCCCTCGGTTATCACCTTTATAGTGCAAATACAAATGACATGGAGCTGGACAAACACAAAGGCCTCGTTCTTCCTGAGGTAATTCTGATAAAGAAGAGCTATGAAGAGAAGCGCCAGAGGAAACGCAATAAGCCTCGTTCGTGGAAGCTTAAATCTCTCAATATGGAGGTTGATGAGACTAGAAACAGGGCTGATGATGAGGAGAAGGTGAACAATGAGTATGAAGAATTCTTGAGAGATCTCGAGGAAAATCCTGATATCAGGTTCAACATATCATTATACCGAAACAGAGATTACCAGCCATCCGAGGTGGCATCTGTGACGGATGGAGATGTTCCCTCTATTCCCCTAGAAGAGTTGTTGGCGGACCTTGATTTGAGCGACGAAGAAATGGTGGACACCGAGAGAGCCTAA